DNA sequence from the Gammaproteobacteria bacterium genome:
AAGAGCCATAAAATTTTGTTTTAACAGGTGAACTAGCGGCTTTGTGCGTGTTTTAGCGCCAGTGATTATCGATTAACGCCTAGCAAAAGACTGAGATGTATAAATAACAAGTTAGACAGAGATAGGGACAATCGTGGCGAAAAAGCTATCAAAATACGAAAGGGAACAGGCTGAGGTTATTAAACAGTGGAAGGAGGAGGAGCCTGGTGTAATCAGCGAGGCAGTTGGACTTGTGTTAACTGTTAGAAATCGGAGCGTTGTTTACACTTTTCCACCATAAAAGTGCGCTAGCAGCTTTTCGTATGGCGTCATCCCGTCAATCCCCTTGTGGGGCTTGACTGTGTTGTAATAGTTGACGAAGCGCAACAGGCTGATCTGGCGGGACTTGCGGTCCCTAAAAATCTCCTGCTTGTGCCACATGTCCATCAGCGTTCGGATAACGCGCTCGGCCTTCCCGTTGGTTTGAGGCCGGCCAGGACGCGTGAATTTTTGGCCAATGCCTAGTTCGGTGCATGCCTTCACAAAAGCATGACTCGGAACTCCTTTGAACTCCTTGCCGTTGTCTGAGTAGGTGTATTCGATGGTGTAAGGACACTCGTCGGCAACCTGTCTCAGAAAAAGCTCAGCGCTGTATTGGGTCTTATCCGGGTAAATGCCCGCGTATAATTCCCGGGAAAAATCATCTATGGCGACGAAGAGATACTCGCGCGGCAGAGTTTGATCTTCGCCTTGAATCAGGGGGAGGCGCTTGGAGTCAAAATGCAACAGCTCCCCCGGATACGATTTGTTGTAACGTCTGGCTTCCCGCTTGCGCTTCAGCTCAAGTTCGCGTTCGACCTTGGCCAGACGCTTGAGCCCGTATTTGAGGCTCCGATAGCGCTTGTTGACACTGGTGCGCGGAACAAATTCTCTCTTCCGGGCTCGGGCAAGGACCTTGTAAATGGTTGGCCTTGAGACCCGATAGAGTTCCGCCAGACGACTGATTTTGTATTTGCCAGTCTGCCAGAGCTGCCAGATCTTCTCCCGGTCATGAGGCGTTAACCGGATGTTTTTGTGCATGACCATGTTTACAAAATCCTCCTTCACGGATTATCGGATTCTGTAAACAACGCGTCAATTTCTTACACCTAACTAATGAACGATAACAATTACTATTTACTTGGTCGTTCTTAAAAATTTTATCCGAAAGGAGTGGTAATTCATGAGGGTTAT
Encoded proteins:
- a CDS encoding transposase, with amino-acid sequence MVMHKNIRLTPHDREKIWQLWQTGKYKISRLAELYRVSRPTIYKVLARARKREFVPRTSVNKRYRSLKYGLKRLAKVERELELKRKREARRYNKSYPGELLHFDSKRLPLIQGEDQTLPREYLFVAIDDFSRELYAGIYPDKTQYSAELFLRQVADECPYTIEYTYSDNGKEFKGVPSHAFVKACTELGIGQKFTRPGRPQTNGKAERVIRTLMDMWHKQEIFRDRKSRQISLLRFVNYYNTVKPHKGIDGMTPYEKLLAHFYGGKV